The following coding sequences are from one Cyprinus carpio isolate SPL01 chromosome A24, ASM1834038v1, whole genome shotgun sequence window:
- the LOC109057432 gene encoding uncharacterized protein LOC109057432, with protein sequence MKLRAVKEPRIKDVFRRITRDDIRMLYKHSKHLSGRYKKSAHHFVWLLCLWVHLLPQVDGFFMSDTKAVLQGCDDHWTFQEQGRMPVLFQTTVCVDIQVLSPGEWTAFSYVSAPAPRYELALQGDANSLYAWLLGVRHQFTVQLTIRHWYHICLRWDAPRKSFSLTIGGNSEVYQRTAIARAIPPSGRLLLGCQPNEASLVAKMATVELYLFRIWDDVGEHRACEDGTVIGWDSRLWAITRAQARVQDYTLQCGLRHLRMKRSADKTTAPYTSQGSASTREFVSTSSPLYLMLTSIITGSQKITTQQGQGQNFQSSSLVVNIPSASTSQARTTSDPAGLATTIYETSMTLPLTSTITLSTITPTIQTGSAVNNTTTVSNASGLNRLPSTPASSTSYITTKTTQSTSISAQTLSSNHVSHPIGTFETTVNHTTASSSAAPTVVAQVTNQTAVLRTMTSNALFTEPFAVQCNFSQYCTNESSYYWMLVEVNGSNMTEGEIQIWPFAVQCNFSQYCTNESSYYWMLVEVNGSNMTEGEIQIWFLDLFNKSTCSAGVSTTGINTTSCQTHIVFVTAEVRCEAKQNIQKTNCTVLLQLSQPVNMCILRRLVQNGTVNPSIQIQLLGDVERVGKGLCPEDNKSPPGDGLVHCTSLMSYDDFCKTQGPVSVTCSYKENGFVPKDLIANQSCNVENQQHCECHVSTNNETYYAVRLNIRSPDVNFSYIQNMVIQLSTPCNNSKMQGSLCNSFTEVSQLYQGMHLECFGEGTR encoded by the exons TCACTTTGTCTGGCTCCTCTGTCTTTGGGTTCACCTCCTGCCTCAAG TGGATGGCTTCTTTATGTCTGACACTAAGGCTGTCCTGCAAGGGTGTGATGACCACTGGACTTTCCAGGAGCAGGGGCGTATGCCTGTGCTCTTTCAAACTACGGTATGTGTGGACATACAGGTCCTTTCCCCAGGCGAGTGGACAGCATTTAGCTATGTCTCAGCACCTGCACCCCGCTATGAACTCGCCCTGCAAGGGGATGCAAACAGCCTGTACGCCTGGCTGTTGGGTGTACGGCACCAGTTCACTGTCCAGCTGACCATTCGTCACTGGTACCACATATGTCTACGGTGGGATGCCCCTCGTAAAAGCTTCAGCCTGACGATAGGTGGTAACTCAGAAGTATACCAGCGGACCGCCATTGCCCGAGCAATCCCTCCTTCAGGGCGTCTTCTGCTGGGATGCCAACCAAATGAAGCCTCCCTTGTGGCGAAAATGGCCACCGTGGAGCTCTACCTGTTTCGCATATGGGACGATGTTGGAGAGCACAGGGCCTGTGAGGACGGGACAGTGATTGGCTGGGACTCACGACTTTGGGCCATCACACGAGCCCAGGCTAGAGTCCAAGATTATACGTTGCAATGTG GTCTAAGGCATCTGCGTATGAAACGCAGTGCAGACAAAACTACAGCCCCATACA CATCCCAAGGTTCTGCCAGCACCCGAGAGTTTGTCTCGACATCTA GTCCACTCTACTTGATGTTGACTTCAATAATTACCGGTTCACAGAAAATCACCACCCAACAAGGTCAAG GACAGAACTTTCAATCTTCGAGTCTGGTTGTAAACATACCCTCTGCTTCAACTTCACAAGCCAGAACCACATCAGATCCTGCAGGACTCGCCACAACAATTTATGAAACTTCAATGACTCTTCCCCTCACATCAACTATCACATTAAGCACTATTACACCCACTATTCAAACTGGTTCAGCTGTTAATAACACAACTACTGTGTCAAATGCAAGTGGATTAAACAGGTTACCTTCAACTCCAGCCTCATCTACATCTTACATAACTACTAAAACTACACAGAGCACTTCAATATCTGCCCAGACACTTTCAAGCAATCATGTTAGCCATCCAATTGGTACTTTTGAAACAACAGTCAATCATACGACAGCAAGCTCTTCTGCTGCACCAACTGTCGTGGCTCAAGTAACCAATCAGACAGCGGTTCTACGAACAATGACGTCCAATGCATTATTCACAG agCCATTTGCAGTACAGTGTAACTTTTCCCAGTACTGCACTAATGAAT CATCATACTACTGGATGCTTGTGGAGGTGAATGGCTCTAATATGACAGAGGGAGAGATTCAGATTTGG CCATTTGCAGTACAGTGTAACTTTTCCCAGTACTGCACTAATGAAT CATCATACTACTGGATGCTTGTGGAGGTGAATGGCTCTAATATGACAGAGGGAGAGATTCAGATTTGG TTTTTAGATCTTTTTAATAAAAGCACCTGTTCTGCTGGAGTTTCAACAACAGGAATCAATACAACATCGTGCCAAACTCACATAGTCTTTGTG aCTGCTGAGGTTAGATGTGAAGCCAAGCAGAACATCCA aaaaacaaactgcacTGTGCTGCTACAGCTGAGCCAACCTGTTAATATGTGCATCCTCCGAAGGCTGGTGCAAAACGGGACTGTAAACCCATCAATCCAGATCCAGCTTCTGGGAGATGTAGAAAGAGTGG GTAAAGGCTTGTGCCCAGAGGACAATAAGTCGCCCCCTGGAGATGGTTTAGTGCACTGCACATCTCTAATGTCTTATGATGATTTCTGCAAGACCCAAGGGCCTGTCAGTGTCACATG TTCTTATAAGGAAAATGGCTTTGTTCCTAAAGACTTGATTGCTAATCAATCCTGCAACG ttgagAACCAACAACATTGTGAGTGTCATGTGTCTACCAACAACG AGACATATTATGCTGTTCGTCTAAATATTAGAAGCCCAGATGTGAATTTCTCCTACATTCAGAACATG GTTATACAGTTGAGCACTCCCTGCAACAACTCCAAAATGCAAGG GTCTCTGTGTAATTCTTTTACTGAAGTATCCCAGTTGTATCAG GGAATGCACTTGGAATGTTTTGGTGAAGGAACAAGGTAA